From a single Silene latifolia isolate original U9 population chromosome 6, ASM4854445v1, whole genome shotgun sequence genomic region:
- the LOC141587466 gene encoding uncharacterized protein LOC141587466 yields MVLTDIIKYSSMNHGSLPFKYLGIPIASKKLSVLECNCLIERVVSRIRSIGSRKLSYAGRLVLIKSICYDKKHGGLGVTDIIRWNKAALGKYIWWLAQKKDHLWVRWVYTIYIKSGDWHSYQPKTNGSWAWRKLCRIRDIIKAGYVGDWWLQNQQVYTIRSGYDWLGSPCMKVPWAKFVWDSGALPKISFIGWLVMQGRLLTRERLKRMGIVMDDSCVLCANAPETHTHLFFACEYSKRCLQILSSRLGCHLPSQEWFDWWTRQRFPSQKLQYQAASSYIFHLVEQESLQNRECPFTSRIPYC; encoded by the exons ATGGTATTGACTGATATTATCAAGTACTCAAGCATGAATCATGGGTCACTTCCATTCAAGTATCTTGGGATACCTATTGCCTCTAAGAAGTTGTCTGtgctggagtgtaactgtctgattGAAAGAGTAGTCAGCAGAATTAGAAGTATTGGCAGCAGGAAGTTGAGCTATGCTGGGAGATTAGTGCTCATTAAGTCT ATTTGCTATGATAAGAAACATGGTGGCTTGGGGGTAACTGATATTATACGTTGGAACAAGGCTGCCTTAGGTAAATACATTTGGTGGCTAGCTCAGAAAAAAGATCACCTTTGGGTGAGATGGGTTTACACTATTTATATCAAGAGTGGTGATTGGCATAGCTATCAACCTAAAACCAATGGCAGTTGGGCTTGGAGGAAGCTTTGTAGGATCAGAGATATTATTAAAGCTGGGTATGTGGGAGATTGGTGGCTACAGAATCAGCAGGTTTACACTATTCGAAGTGGCTATGACTGGCTTGGCTCTCCTTGTATGAAGGTACCTTGGGCAAAATTTGTGTGGGATTCAGGTGCCCTCCCTAAGATCAGCTTTATAGGGTGGCTGGTGATGCAGGGTAGATTACTAACCAGAGAGCGGCTGAAAAGAATGGGGATTGTCATGGATGATTCCTGTGTCTTATGTGCTAATGCTCCTGAGACACACACCCATTTGTTTTTTGCTTGTGAATATAGTAAGAGATGCCTTCAAATCTTATCCTCTAGACTGGGATGCCATCTACCTAGTCAGGAATGGTTTGATTGGTGGACTAGACAGAGATTTCCTTCACAGAAGCTCCAATATCAAGCTGCTAGCTCTTATATATTCCATCTGGTGGAGCAGGAATCATTGCAGAACAGAGAATGTCCTTTTACGTCCAGAATTCCTTATTGCTAG